In the Candidatus Bathyarchaeia archaeon genome, GCTTGGACTACCTTTTTGAGGTGAATAAGAATGTTTAACCGACCTTTAGTTGGCTTCAAATGCAGAATCTGTAACGCTACTTTCGCCACCCCTGAAGAATTAAGAAAGCACAGGATGGAAAAGCATAAAGGATACATGTTGATAATCAAGCGCTAATTCTGTTAACGCCTTCCCATTCTTTGCCTTAAACGCAAACAGCTTTCTTCGTAGTTTCCCTGTTGTCTTCATTATGCTGCATAACTCTGGCAACTGGTAACTGTAGCACGCTAACTGTTCCAGTTTTTCCTATAAACACTTGCCTTTCCCCTCTGAAAGTTGAAACGGACGCATTCTTAATCTGTATGACCTCACCAACAGAAACCAATTTTGCCTGCTCATTCCACAAACAAAGCTTAACTTTTCCTGTTTCATCCGCTATACATGTGCTGCTTACCATTGCGCTGTTCCCATACCGAGTATGCACAAGTGCGGGTTTCGAAATCTCAAGAACGCGTGCTTCCAAGTTCACATTTTTCATTCCATGCCGCAGGTCTTGGATAAGAGTGGCGCATCCTGACCTTCTGGTTTGTCTTGCTATCTGTCTGCGGACGCGTTCAGTGTTCAACCAACTTTCGAAGTGGAGGTTTTTCCTACGCAGAAACTCTTCAGATGCGCGGAACTGCATTACCACAGTGTCCTCTTTGGTGATTAGTAATATTGCCTCTTTTTTTACTACGCCTCGAAACTCGATTTTCAGTTTTTCGCAGGTGGCTTCGCCATTTTCTCTCGCTAACACCATGGCATCAAAAAGTTCCGCTAAGTACACGTTATATTTCACCGAAATAAACGCGAGATTCTCAGTTAATACTGGTTTTTTCTGGTTCAATATCGTCCCTCATCTTTGTCAGAAATGTCCTGAAAGCGTTTTTTCGGGGGCTTTTTCTGAAGAATTCCGACAACGATAATACAATGTGTCTTTGCCTATTTAGGTTAGCTGCCGCGAACCCTCTTCCTCTCTATTCTGGTGTCTTTGAAGAAATTATCCGGTTCAACATCATCTATGCGCTACGTGGAAAATCTGTATCTTCACGTTTTTCGGTTTTGAGTTATCCAATCTGACAAAGTCACCTTTTTTGTGTTGTAATATTTTTCCACATTCACGATGCCTCTAGCCGCAAGCCTAACCAGCACTCGATGAGTCTTCACGCGGGTTAATCCAGCTTTCCAACGGATGTCCCGCTGAAGCATGGTTCCGTCTGGAGCGGCAGCTAAAACTTCAATTATCTTGCGTTCATCTTCGTTGAGAATGCGAAGCACAGCATCAAGCCTCTGGCTGCTGTCTTGCGCGGTGGGCTCTGAAGGCTGGGCAGGCGCAACAGGTAACGATGTTTGCTCTATGGTCTTAGGTGTTTTCTGGGTTTTTATCGGCGGAAACAACACGCCATAAACGGCAACAACCGCTGCAACAGCTAACGGAACAGCGAAGACCAAAAGCCACAATGAACGGGAAACTCCCGCGTCTGTTGTCATTTGTGCTCCGTGTCCTCTCCCGCTGCCAAAGTCCTCTGTGACAAAGTAGAGCGTTAACCCAACAAAACTAACAGCTAACAGCGTAACAACCACGACCACGATAGCTCTTTGCATGGAGGAATCCCTTGAAACAATACGTAAGGTGGGCTTATAAGCTGTTTCAGTTTCTGAAACGCCTGTTACAGCCAACAACTAAACCCCTGTTCAGCCCATTGGTTTCTCGTAGAAAATGGAGGTGAAAAAGAATGAAACTGAAAATGCTTCTGTTGGCTGGCGTCATAATTGGGCTCCTCGCAGTACCCCTTGCAGCTGCGGCTCCTTCGTTTGGGCAGGGAAAGACTCAGAACGGCGACACACTTCAGCTTCAAGACAAGCAGCAGCTTCAAACGCAGGATTGCCTAAACGCTGCGGACGACTCTGTGGAGCCTCTGCAGAGCCAAGACCAAAACCAAACACAGACCCAAGACCAACAACAACTCAGAACCCGAGACTGCAACTGTACGGACGCGTGTGGCGGCGACTGTAACCAAACTCAAACCCAGCAGCAAACTCGGACCTGTCTGCAACAGCAAGCTGGAGTCCAATCATCAACGGGCTACGGTAGCGGTGAACAAACCTGTAACTGCTATGCCTACATTCATGCACACCAGAATCGACAAGGCAACAAAACCCCATAAACCATCAGCAGCCCCACTTTTTTCTTATTTTTTTGCCCCTTGAGTCAGGAGTTAACCTGACGTTTAGGTTTTGTGGATCAAATGTTCTAAACCTGTAAATCGCTCAGTGTCTTTTACTGCTTTGATTTCTTTGCCTAAACCGAACACAGACCCCGACTCTTCACATGCTACGCAGACTGTAGCAGAGACGCTTACTGAAGCACAGATGGAAATGGGGTTAACTTCCGCGCAGGCACAACAGACGCTATTGGAATACGGGTTTAACGAGGTTCCCGAAAAGCGACCTAACCCTGTTTTGCAGTTTGCCAAAAAATTCTGGGGATTAACCGCTTGGATGCTGGAACTCATTATCGTGCTGTCGTGGTTTTTGCAAAAATACGCCGACGTCTACATTGTGCTGGGGCTGCTCATATTCAACGCCATCTTGGGCTTTGAGGAAGAATACCGCGCGTCAGGCGCCGTGGACGCCCTCAAAGACAAACTCCGCGTAAACGCCCGCGTTCTGCGTGATGGCATCTGGCGTCTTCTTCCCGCACGGGAACTGGTGCCCGGTGATGTGGTGCGCATCAGGGCAGGCGACTTTGTACCCGCCGACGTGCAGTTAACAGCGGGTGCTCTCGAAGTGGATCAGTCCGCGCTCACAGGGGAATCATTGACGGTGCAGAAACAGGCTGGCGAAGTGGTTTACTCGGGTTCTATTGTTAAGCGTGGCGAATCCAGCGGTGTCGTTTCGGCGACGGGCGTCAAAACCTACTTTGGGCGCACGGCACAGCTGGTTCAACTTGCAAAACCCAAACTGCACATTGAAAAGGTCATTTCCAGCGTCATACGGTGGCTGCTGGTTATTGACTCCTCTCTTATTGGGGTGGCGTTAGTTTTCTCTTTCCTGTGGGGCTTTGGCATCTTGGAAGTACTCCCTATCGTTCTGGTGCTCCTGATGTCGGCTATCCCCGTGGCTTTGCCCGCTATGTTCACCGTAAGCATGTCTATCGGCGCGAAGGAACTTAGCAAAAAAGGGGTGCTGGTCACAAGGCTTAACGCTGTTGAAGCCGCCGCCACCATGAACGTATTGTGCGCAGACAAAACTGGAACCATAACCATGAACCGGCTATCAATCGCCAAAGTTTTCCCCGCCGACGGCTTTACGGAAAGTGATGTGGTGTTTTATGGCGCTTTGGCGTCGCAGCAAGCAAACCAAGACCCCATCGACTTGGCTTTCCTGAACATGGCTAAAGAGCAAAAGTTGCCGCTTGATTCGTTTGTGCAACGAGCATTTGTTCCGTTTGACGCCAAAACCCGCAGAACCCAAGCCACCCTACAGCGGGGCAACGAAGAGTGCACGGTGACTAAAGGCGCAGTTAACACCATAGCCGAAGCCATCGGGCTCAAGGAGCATGAGCTTTCAAGTTTAAAGAGCCAAGTCGAAGCGTACGCAGCCAAGGGTTACCGCACCTTAGCAGTCGCCAAAACCCTCAGTGAGGGGCGTTTTCAGCTTGTGGGGTTGGCAGCGCTCTATGACATGCCCCGCCCTGACTCCAACCAGCTTATCCACGAGTTGCAGGAGTTGGGGGTCTCGGTGAAGCTGCTTACGGGCGATGCGTTGCCTATCGCGCAGGAAACCGCCAAAAGCGTTGAGTTAGGTGACAAAATCCTAAGTGCCGCGGAACTTAAAGACTACATTGAAGCGGACCCCATTGAGGCGCAGTTGCAGGCGGAAAAAAGTGATGGGTTTGCGGAGGTTTTTCCTGAGGATAAGTACACGATTGTGAAGAGTTTGCAGGCGGGTAGCCGCGTGGTAGGCATGACAGGTGATGGCGTGAATGATGCGCCCGCGTTAAGGCAAGCCGAAGTGGGTATAGCGGTGAGCAACGCAACTGATGTGGCTAAGGGCGCGGCGAGCGTGGTGCTGGTTGATGAAGGCTTAACAGGCATCGTGGACTTGGTCAAAAATGGCAGAGTAATTTATGAGCGGATAACGGCGTGGATTCTGGGCAAAATCATTCGAACCCTGCAGATTGCCCTCTTTGTGGTTTTCGCTTTCATTTTCACAGGTAACTACATCGTGACGGCGTACACGGTGGTTTTGTTCTTCTTTTTGACGGATTTTGTAAAAATTTCCATATCCACCGACAACTTCCGGTGGTCTCAAAAACCCGACACCTGGGACATCAAAGGCGCCGTGACAGCCTCCATGATTCTAGGCGTCGCAGTCACATTGGAGTCCTTCATCCTCTTGTATATGGTGCTTAACTGGTTCCACATAAACCTCAACGACCCTGCGCTTTACACGTTCACTTTCGAAATTCTCTTCTACTCAGCAGCGTTCCTGATTTTCAACGTCCGCGAAAGAGAACACTTCTGGGACTCCATGCCCAGCAAAACCCTGCTCCTCTCCAGCATCATCAGCATAATAACCGCAACCGTCATAGCCACAACAGGACTGCCTGGGTTAACTCCTGTTGCTTTCTGGCAAACCATGCTGGTGTTGGCGTTCTCCGCGTTGTTTGCCCTTGTCGTAAATGACTCCGTAAAGTTTGTTATGGTGAAGAAAGCAGGCATCAAATGGTAGAAACAACAAAAGTTGAAAAATGATGAGAGAAAAAATTGGTTACTGCTTTTTGAGGTAGTTGGGGTCCTCACGCAGAACTTTAGGCACGTAGTTGCACGCGGGGTCAGATTCAAACAAGTCGCCCGTGTAATATTCGGCGCGTGTCCGACAACCCCCACAAATTTCCCGGTACTCGCAAACACCGCATTTGCCTTTGATGTTGCTCTTGTCACGCAGCTTCAAATGCAACTCGCTGTGCTGAATTTCATCCCAGACTTGGGTTAGCTTCTTTTCTTTAACGTTGCCTAACCGGTAACCTTCGTGGAAGCCGCAACTGCGGAAGTCGCCGTTTTCGGTTATGCTGACATAGTTGCCGCCGATGGTGCATCTGCCTAAGTATCCGTTTTGGTACCAGTCCCAGAAGTCCACAGGGTTTTTCTGGCGCACAATTCGCGCGTAGAAGGGTGAGTAAACGTTGATTTTGACTTTGCCCATGAGTTTTCGTTGCAGGTCATAGATTTCGTCAAAAGCTGTTTCGTACTCTTCAGGGGTTGGAGCCAAGTCGGGCATGTTGCTGCCTGCTCTGCCCACAGGGACCAAGTTGTGGTATACAACCATGCGGGCGTTGTATTCTGCGCCTAACGCTGCAGGGTGCGCCATGTCTTTGATGTTGTATTTAGTCATGGTTGTGACGACGCAGTCTAAAATGTCGTTTTCCGACAGCTTCTTCATGGCGTAAAGCGCTTTATCATAGCCGCCTTTGCGCCTGATGATGTCGTTTGACTCGCGGTTGCCGTCCACACTAACAGCTGTATGTACTTCATACTTTGCTAGTTTATCCAGACGCTCTTGGTCAAACGCAAACCCGCTTGTGATAAGACTGACTTCCATGCCATACTCTTTTTCTGCGTAGGCAATTATGTCAAAAATGTCATCACGCACAAGGGGTTCTCCTCCGCTAATTCCAAACCATGGAGAACCAAAATCGTGAATCTCATCAACCATGTGATAAGCTTCTTTGGTGCTTAATTCTTTATCTTTGGCGTATTCTTTGGTGTAACTGCAGTACATGCAGCTACCCACACAATTTCTTGTACATCGCCACGTTACCATGTACAGGGGGGCTTTAGAGTTAGCCATCAAACTCACATGATGATTAGATGAGGCTTTACGATATAAAATTTCCTATTAAAAAAGAAGCCCCTTTTACTCTCCATTTTGACCTGTTTCTGTGCTTTTTGGATAAAAAACCCGTTTCAACACAAGAAGAACTAACACCTGAAGCTGCAAAACTTAACGAACTTGCCTGTGTGTTTACGTTCTCTTCAGAAAGGCGTTTAGCATTTTTTTGTTCAAACAACCCAATAATCGGCGGATAATTGCTTTAATGCTGGTACAAGCCTTTAATGTACTAGAAAATCTTATAAACCAAATGCCATAGAGCTTTTGGTCAGATTTCCAACAAAGGAGATTAGGAAATGTCTAAACCAAAAGAATACTCTTCCATGACTAAAGACAAACTGATGACATATACCTTCGTTGCTCTACTCGTACTCACCATCGTCACCATCGCTCTGTGGTCCCCCATCACCGTGATGCACATTGACGGCTCCCAAGGCTGGAACTTAGGCTTAACCCTTGCAGCATGCGCACTGGTCGCAGTGGGTGTTGCAGTCGGAATAGACGTGCTCTTCTACAAGCTGGTCTCTGATAGTCCTCTGAACATAATGTCCGCAGCAGTCTTCGGCTTAATTGTCACACTTTCATACTCTTACGGTGTACCTTTAATGAACACCGAAGCCGTATTGCCCGTAGAAGCCCCTGGCGCGC is a window encoding:
- a CDS encoding helix-turn-helix transcriptional regulator, which translates into the protein MQRAIVVVVVTLLAVSFVGLTLYFVTEDFGSGRGHGAQMTTDAGVSRSLWLLVFAVPLAVAAVVAVYGVLFPPIKTQKTPKTIEQTSLPVAPAQPSEPTAQDSSQRLDAVLRILNEDERKIIEVLAAAPDGTMLQRDIRWKAGLTRVKTHRVLVRLAARGIVNVEKYYNTKKVTLSDWITQNRKT
- a CDS encoding plasma-membrane proton-efflux P-type ATPase, with product MPKPNTDPDSSHATQTVAETLTEAQMEMGLTSAQAQQTLLEYGFNEVPEKRPNPVLQFAKKFWGLTAWMLELIIVLSWFLQKYADVYIVLGLLIFNAILGFEEEYRASGAVDALKDKLRVNARVLRDGIWRLLPARELVPGDVVRIRAGDFVPADVQLTAGALEVDQSALTGESLTVQKQAGEVVYSGSIVKRGESSGVVSATGVKTYFGRTAQLVQLAKPKLHIEKVISSVIRWLLVIDSSLIGVALVFSFLWGFGILEVLPIVLVLLMSAIPVALPAMFTVSMSIGAKELSKKGVLVTRLNAVEAAATMNVLCADKTGTITMNRLSIAKVFPADGFTESDVVFYGALASQQANQDPIDLAFLNMAKEQKLPLDSFVQRAFVPFDAKTRRTQATLQRGNEECTVTKGAVNTIAEAIGLKEHELSSLKSQVEAYAAKGYRTLAVAKTLSEGRFQLVGLAALYDMPRPDSNQLIHELQELGVSVKLLTGDALPIAQETAKSVELGDKILSAAELKDYIEADPIEAQLQAEKSDGFAEVFPEDKYTIVKSLQAGSRVVGMTGDGVNDAPALRQAEVGIAVSNATDVAKGAASVVLVDEGLTGIVDLVKNGRVIYERITAWILGKIIRTLQIALFVVFAFIFTGNYIVTAYTVVLFFFLTDFVKISISTDNFRWSQKPDTWDIKGAVTASMILGVAVTLESFILLYMVLNWFHINLNDPALYTFTFEILFYSAAFLIFNVREREHFWDSMPSKTLLLSSIISIITATVIATTGLPGLTPVAFWQTMLVLAFSALFALVVNDSVKFVMVKKAGIKW
- a CDS encoding radical SAM protein, with protein sequence MANSKAPLYMVTWRCTRNCVGSCMYCSYTKEYAKDKELSTKEAYHMVDEIHDFGSPWFGISGGEPLVRDDIFDIIAYAEKEYGMEVSLITSGFAFDQERLDKLAKYEVHTAVSVDGNRESNDIIRRKGGYDKALYAMKKLSENDILDCVVTTMTKYNIKDMAHPAALGAEYNARMVVYHNLVPVGRAGSNMPDLAPTPEEYETAFDEIYDLQRKLMGKVKINVYSPFYARIVRQKNPVDFWDWYQNGYLGRCTIGGNYVSITENGDFRSCGFHEGYRLGNVKEKKLTQVWDEIQHSELHLKLRDKSNIKGKCGVCEYREICGGCRTRAEYYTGDLFESDPACNYVPKVLREDPNYLKKQ